The following are encoded in a window of Pseudomonas sp. St316 genomic DNA:
- a CDS encoding nuclear transport factor 2 family protein: MPLVLPDTAEQTPLTLEVVMRYHMAWKRRDLEAILAIYHPQVQYNDFFQNRSMGLTELRAYISGTLPRHPDEYLEHNDRIRADGCTAFIQYQTALKGSGERVVFRTSEAITVCDGLILRINEYASLVRDGEPQAGRQAPAISKLGLSARQLSFMARDLADYFTHQQPFLDPDLDLARIASATGYSRNQLSYLLNQVLGQSFYRYVTQARLAYLLERLASHGENAPIDALAVSAGFNSTSAFYKAFRSHTGCTPKAWLKAHCARARR, from the coding sequence ATGCCCCTCGTCCTGCCAGATACCGCCGAACAGACCCCGCTCACCCTCGAAGTGGTCATGCGCTACCACATGGCTTGGAAGCGTCGCGACCTGGAGGCGATCCTGGCGATCTACCATCCACAGGTGCAGTACAACGATTTTTTCCAGAACCGAAGCATGGGCCTGACCGAACTGCGCGCCTACATCAGCGGAACATTGCCGCGCCATCCCGATGAGTATCTTGAGCACAATGACCGCATTCGCGCCGACGGCTGCACCGCCTTCATCCAGTACCAGACAGCGCTCAAGGGCAGTGGCGAGCGGGTGGTCTTTCGCACCAGCGAAGCGATCACAGTCTGTGATGGCCTGATCCTGCGTATCAACGAATATGCGTCACTGGTGCGCGACGGCGAGCCGCAGGCCGGACGCCAGGCCCCTGCCATCAGCAAACTGGGGCTCTCGGCGCGTCAGTTGAGCTTCATGGCCCGGGACCTGGCCGATTACTTCACCCACCAGCAGCCCTTCCTCGACCCGGACCTGGACCTTGCCCGGATCGCCAGCGCCACGGGGTACAGCCGCAACCAACTGTCCTACCTGCTGAATCAAGTGCTGGGACAAAGCTTCTATCGCTACGTGACCCAGGCACGCTTGGCCTACCTGCTTGAACGCTTGGCCAGTCACGGTGAAAACGCGCCCATCGATGCCCTGGCGGTGAGTGCCGGGTTCAATTCCACCTCGGCGTTCTACAAGGCCTTCCGCAGCCACACCGGCTGCACACCCAAGGCGTGGCTGAAAGCCCATTGCGCGCGTGCCCGCAGATAA
- a CDS encoding tetratricopeptide repeat-containing response regulator, whose product MLAYHQKSFLIVDDFSDFRSSIRSMLRELGVKDVDTADTGEVALRMCSQKRYDFILQDYHLGDGRKNGQQVLEDLMVEKLISHESVFLMVTAETSQAMVLSALEHEPDAYLTKPFNRSGLAQRLERLEQRKTLLKPILQALDREKPMEVLNACIALCKQDPRYGPLCLRYRADALRDLNQNEALERLYNTILADRPLPWAYAGLGKLMFKRGQVGQAKAVYEKALKAFPMMPALYDGMAEVLMAEGDTKQAQHVLEEAVRLSPLAVRRQSLLGKLAMTNEDYDTASRAYRQAVGQGAQSRFKDPESNLGLAHALISKGSEKGLDTRTRLEINTTLSAVAKDNLNDPGLQVRARLMKATSLLLNDAETAEKLTEQALQRLDGMEQFMSAEAALLVAKQLQMLGQTSAGESMLKNCAEIYGDDPTVMQGIAKLTDDPNILNQGNAAAELNREGVRVYKTGALPEARELFRRALKMQPKNISIALNMAQSLLHGTDTSVESELLQECRACLKLVGMMPDTDARFARYQKLRSKAFGDE is encoded by the coding sequence ATGCTGGCGTACCACCAAAAAAGTTTTCTGATCGTCGATGATTTCTCGGATTTCCGCAGTTCGATCCGCTCCATGCTGCGTGAGCTGGGCGTCAAGGACGTGGACACTGCCGACACCGGTGAAGTGGCACTGCGCATGTGCTCGCAGAAGCGCTATGACTTCATCTTGCAGGATTATCACCTGGGCGACGGGCGCAAGAATGGCCAGCAGGTGCTTGAAGACCTGATGGTCGAAAAGCTGATCAGCCATGAAAGTGTGTTCCTCATGGTGACCGCCGAGACCAGCCAGGCGATGGTGCTCAGTGCGCTGGAGCACGAGCCTGACGCGTACCTGACCAAGCCGTTCAATCGCTCCGGCCTGGCCCAGCGGCTGGAACGGCTGGAGCAGCGCAAGACTTTGCTCAAGCCGATCCTCCAGGCGCTGGATCGCGAAAAGCCGATGGAAGTGCTCAATGCCTGCATCGCCCTGTGCAAGCAGGACCCGCGCTACGGGCCGTTGTGCCTGCGTTATCGCGCCGATGCGTTGCGCGATCTGAATCAGAACGAGGCTCTGGAACGGTTGTACAACACCATCCTGGCGGATCGTCCGTTGCCGTGGGCTTATGCGGGGCTGGGGAAGTTGATGTTCAAGCGTGGCCAGGTGGGGCAGGCCAAGGCGGTCTATGAAAAAGCCCTGAAAGCCTTTCCGATGATGCCGGCGTTGTACGACGGCATGGCCGAAGTGTTGATGGCCGAAGGTGACACCAAACAGGCGCAGCACGTGCTGGAAGAGGCGGTGCGCCTGTCGCCGCTGGCCGTGCGCCGCCAATCGTTGCTGGGCAAGCTGGCGATGACCAACGAAGACTACGACACCGCTTCCCGGGCCTATCGCCAGGCGGTTGGGCAGGGTGCGCAGTCGCGCTTCAAGGACCCGGAAAGCAACCTGGGCCTGGCCCATGCGCTGATCAGCAAGGGCAGCGAAAAAGGCCTCGATACCCGGACCCGGCTGGAGATCAACACCACGCTCAGCGCTGTGGCGAAGGATAACCTCAACGACCCGGGTTTGCAGGTCCGGGCGCGGTTGATGAAGGCCACCAGCCTGTTGCTCAACGATGCCGAAACCGCTGAGAAACTCACCGAGCAGGCCTTGCAGCGCCTCGATGGCATGGAGCAGTTCATGAGCGCCGAGGCTGCGTTGCTGGTGGCCAAGCAGTTGCAAATGCTTGGACAGACCAGCGCCGGCGAATCGATGCTCAAGAACTGCGCGGAAATCTACGGCGATGACCCGACGGTGATGCAAGGCATCGCCAAGCTGACCGACGACCCAAACATCCTCAACCAAGGCAATGCCGCCGCCGAGCTGAACCGCGAAGGCGTGCGCGTCTACAAGACCGGCGCGTTGCCGGAGGCGCGGGAGCTGTTCCGTCGCGCCCTGAAGATGCAACCGAAGAACATCAGTATTGCCCTGAACATGGCGCAATCATTGCTGCATGGCACCGACACCAGCGTGGAGTCGGAGCTGCTGCAGGAATGCCGCGCCTGCCTGAAACTGGTGGGCATGATGCCCGACACCGATGCGCGTTTTGCGCGTTATCAAAAACTGCGAAGCAAGGCATTTGGCGATGAATGA
- the flgA gene encoding flagellar basal body P-ring formation chaperone FlgA — protein MNAQTTFSRRLTTHCRHWLGALLAVCLFTSGGPAFAAVPVTLPDLLIGVTQGFLEFTVEDYLATSQTEGRYEIEVNQLDPRLRMPMCDKELTASLESPARPLGRVTVKVRCDSAAPWTVFVPAQVRLFREIVTTTRPLKRAGIVEPQDVMLRERDISQITQGFLTSVDQAIGQKLVRPMVADQVVTLVHLEQAEVVRKGDQVVITARSGSLAVRMPGEALSNGGMREQIRVKNLNSQRVIKAQVMAPGQVEVAM, from the coding sequence ATGAACGCACAAACGACATTTTCTCGACGCCTGACCACTCACTGCCGCCACTGGCTCGGTGCACTGCTGGCTGTCTGCCTGTTCACTTCGGGCGGTCCTGCCTTTGCTGCTGTTCCGGTTACCTTGCCTGATCTCCTTATCGGCGTCACTCAGGGCTTTCTTGAATTCACCGTAGAAGACTATCTGGCTACCAGTCAAACCGAAGGTCGCTACGAAATCGAAGTCAACCAACTCGACCCGCGCCTGCGCATGCCAATGTGCGACAAGGAATTGACTGCTTCGCTGGAGAGTCCCGCTCGCCCCCTGGGCCGCGTCACGGTGAAGGTTCGTTGCGACAGCGCCGCGCCCTGGACGGTGTTCGTGCCCGCTCAAGTGCGCCTGTTTCGGGAAATTGTCACCACCACTCGTCCACTCAAGCGGGCCGGGATCGTCGAGCCTCAGGACGTGATGTTGCGTGAACGGGACATCAGCCAGATCACCCAGGGTTTTCTGACCTCTGTCGATCAGGCCATCGGGCAGAAACTTGTCCGACCAATGGTCGCCGATCAGGTCGTGACGCTGGTGCATCTGGAGCAGGCCGAGGTGGTCCGCAAGGGCGACCAGGTTGTGATCACCGCCCGCAGCGGCTCCCTGGCCGTGCGGATGCCCGGCGAAGCCCTGTCCAATGGCGGCATGCGTGAACAGATACGGGTAAAAAACCTTAATTCCCAGCGCGTTATCAAGGCGCAGGTGATGGCCCCAGGCCAAGTGGAAGTGGCGATGTGA
- a CDS encoding HAMP domain-containing sensor histidine kinase, giving the protein MNDSEQSLDFSTVIASTVHDMKNSLTLLMQAHTQWLERLPEAERQTSEQGVIEFEFAHLNGLMVQLLGLYKLGVNQLPLHPAYHELDDFIEAQLAGHQDVFRSRGIMATYDVDPLSPLGFFDRELVASVLDNCINNAIRHARQALLISVSDEAGQLVLTINDDGEGYPPEMIERQAEYVQGINHSSGSTGLGLYFAARIAGLHQRGGVSGRTEIANGGVLGGGVFRLYLP; this is encoded by the coding sequence ATGAATGACAGCGAACAGTCCCTCGATTTTTCCACGGTGATCGCGTCTACCGTGCACGACATGAAGAACTCCCTGACCTTGCTCATGCAGGCGCATACGCAATGGCTCGAGCGCTTGCCCGAAGCCGAGCGGCAAACCTCGGAGCAGGGCGTCATCGAGTTCGAGTTCGCCCATCTCAATGGCCTCATGGTGCAGTTGCTGGGGCTGTACAAGCTCGGCGTCAACCAGTTGCCGCTGCACCCGGCCTACCATGAGCTGGATGATTTCATCGAGGCACAATTGGCCGGCCATCAGGACGTGTTCCGCAGTCGCGGGATCATGGCCACCTACGACGTCGATCCGCTCAGCCCCCTGGGCTTTTTCGACCGTGAGCTGGTGGCGTCGGTGCTCGACAACTGTATCAACAACGCCATTCGCCATGCGCGCCAGGCGCTGCTGATCAGTGTGAGCGACGAGGCCGGGCAACTGGTGCTGACCATCAACGACGACGGCGAAGGTTACCCGCCAGAGATGATCGAGCGTCAAGCCGAGTACGTGCAAGGCATCAATCACAGCAGCGGCAGCACCGGGCTGGGCCTGTACTTCGCCGCACGGATCGCCGGGCTGCACCAGCGCGGCGGCGTGAGCGGGCGTACCGAGATCGCCAATGGCGGTGTGTTGGGCGGTGGGGTGTTCCGGCTTTACCTGCCCTGA
- a CDS encoding flagellar protein FlgN, whose protein sequence is MHDTHLLQLIIDDFVPAQQLLELLQAESVALHGRDMPLLENILAQKQALIILLDQHGRKRSEILASLSLPASPDGLEQLASQSTLGDQLRSQSKVLNDLLAQCQATNARNGQSILMQQAATANQLRILNGGEIPTLYDASGSTARMVKHRPLSQA, encoded by the coding sequence ATGCACGACACACATTTATTGCAACTGATCATCGACGACTTTGTTCCAGCCCAACAATTGCTGGAGTTGTTGCAGGCCGAATCCGTGGCACTGCACGGTCGTGACATGCCTTTGCTGGAAAATATCCTGGCGCAGAAACAGGCATTGATCATCTTGCTCGACCAGCATGGCCGCAAGCGCAGCGAGATCCTCGCCAGCCTCAGCCTGCCCGCCAGTCCTGACGGCCTTGAGCAATTGGCCAGCCAGTCGACTCTCGGCGATCAATTGCGCTCCCAGAGCAAAGTGCTCAACGATCTGCTCGCCCAATGCCAGGCAACCAATGCCCGCAACGGCCAGTCGATCCTGATGCAGCAGGCCGCCACCGCCAACCAGTTGCGCATTCTCAACGGTGGCGAGATCCCGACGCTGTATGACGCTAGCGGTTCAACGGCCAGAATGGTCAAGCACCGCCCGCTCAGCCAGGCATGA
- the flgM gene encoding flagellar biosynthesis anti-sigma factor FlgM, whose protein sequence is MVIDFNRLNSSSPLTGTTRTSATKETAEAGKSAPLPTPADQVSNGESVHLSNEAQQLQKVTDKLRDQPVVDNARVAELKAAIADGSYKVDSNRVASKLLNFEAQR, encoded by the coding sequence ATGGTCATCGATTTCAATCGTTTAAACAGCTCTTCACCGCTGACAGGCACTACGCGTACCAGCGCCACCAAGGAAACCGCCGAAGCCGGCAAATCCGCGCCGCTGCCTACACCAGCCGACCAGGTCAGCAACGGGGAGTCGGTACACCTCAGCAATGAGGCTCAGCAGTTGCAGAAGGTCACTGACAAGCTGCGCGATCAACCTGTCGTCGACAACGCCCGCGTGGCCGAGTTGAAAGCAGCAATCGCCGATGGCAGCTACAAAGTCGACAGCAACCGCGTAGCCAGCAAACTGCTCAATTTCGAAGCCCAGCGCTAG
- a CDS encoding glutamine synthetase family protein, whose amino-acid sequence MTAEGFLEGRRLQLARGVLLQCIMGGYPPARFYGSDDGDLALVADPKQIHRLPWSKQPRALAICDADELTGESSRLSTRGQLKAVVARYAALGLAPVVATELEFFVFAPNPDPTQPFQPPMGLDGRREDGHSAFSVSSNNGLRPFFSEVYACMAVLGLPRDTFMHEMGVSQFEINLLHGDPLLLADQTFLFKHLLKEVALKHGLTVVCMAKPLAHTPGSSMHIHQSVVEAGSGRNVFSDDAGEPTAAFRHFIGGQQACLADFTALFAPNVNSYQRLCHPFASPNNACWSHDNRSAGLRIPASSPVARRVENRLPGADANPYLAIAASLAAGLYGIEHRLEPSAAIQGEFEVPDNLSLPCTLHAALERLKRSHLAKELFGTEFIEGYIASKTLELTSFFDEITPWERRVLAAQA is encoded by the coding sequence ATGACCGCTGAGGGTTTCCTCGAAGGCCGGCGGCTGCAGCTGGCGCGGGGTGTTCTGCTGCAATGCATCATGGGCGGTTATCCACCGGCGCGTTTCTATGGCAGTGATGATGGTGACCTGGCGCTGGTGGCGGACCCGAAGCAGATCCACCGCCTGCCCTGGAGCAAACAGCCCCGTGCCCTGGCGATCTGCGATGCCGACGAGTTGACCGGTGAAAGCTCCCGGCTCTCGACGCGCGGCCAGCTCAAGGCCGTTGTCGCTCGCTATGCCGCTCTTGGCCTGGCGCCGGTGGTGGCGACCGAGCTGGAATTCTTCGTGTTCGCCCCCAATCCCGACCCGACCCAGCCGTTCCAGCCGCCGATGGGCCTGGATGGGCGTCGCGAAGACGGCCACTCAGCGTTCAGCGTCAGCTCCAACAACGGCCTGCGCCCGTTCTTCAGTGAAGTCTATGCCTGCATGGCGGTGCTGGGCCTGCCTCGCGACACCTTCATGCATGAAATGGGCGTGAGCCAGTTCGAGATCAATCTGCTGCATGGCGACCCGCTGTTGTTGGCGGACCAGACGTTCCTGTTCAAGCACCTGCTCAAGGAAGTCGCCCTCAAGCATGGCCTGACCGTGGTCTGCATGGCCAAGCCCCTGGCTCACACGCCGGGCAGCTCGATGCATATCCATCAGAGCGTCGTCGAGGCAGGCAGCGGTCGCAATGTCTTCAGCGACGACGCGGGCGAACCGACAGCCGCATTCCGGCATTTCATCGGGGGGCAGCAGGCGTGCCTGGCGGATTTCACCGCGTTGTTCGCGCCGAACGTGAACTCCTACCAGCGCCTGTGCCACCCGTTCGCCTCGCCGAACAATGCCTGTTGGTCACATGACAACCGTTCGGCCGGGTTGCGCATTCCTGCCAGTTCGCCGGTGGCCCGGCGGGTCGAGAACCGCTTGCCGGGGGCCGATGCCAACCCCTACCTGGCGATTGCCGCCAGCCTGGCCGCCGGGCTGTATGGGATTGAACATCGGCTGGAGCCGAGCGCGGCGATCCAGGGCGAATTCGAAGTGCCGGATAATCTGTCGCTGCCATGTACCTTGCATGCCGCCCTGGAGCGTCTGAAGCGTAGTCATCTGGCGAAGGAACTGTTCGGCACGGAGTTCATCGAAGGCTACATCGCCTCCAAGACCCTGGAACTGACTAGCTTCTTCGATGAAATCACGCCCTGGGAGCGACGTGTCCTAGCGGCCCAGGCATAA
- the flgB gene encoding flagellar basal body rod protein FlgB: MSISFDKALGIHEKALGFRAQRAEVLANNIANADTPNYKARDLDFSKVLAEQNEKTKNGSFALNMTNSRHIEAEGLGNGDESLMYRTPMQPSIDQNTVDAQLEQSNYAENSVNFQASFTLLNSKFKGLVSALRGE; the protein is encoded by the coding sequence ATGAGCATCAGCTTCGATAAAGCGCTCGGTATCCACGAAAAGGCTCTGGGCTTCCGCGCCCAGCGTGCCGAAGTCCTGGCCAACAACATCGCCAACGCCGACACCCCGAACTACAAGGCTCGGGACCTGGACTTCTCCAAAGTGCTCGCCGAGCAGAACGAGAAGACCAAGAACGGCAGCTTTGCCTTGAACATGACCAACAGCCGTCATATCGAGGCCGAAGGCCTGGGCAATGGCGACGAATCGCTGATGTATCGCACACCGATGCAGCCTTCGATCGACCAGAACACCGTGGACGCTCAACTGGAACAGTCCAACTACGCGGAAAACTCCGTGAACTTCCAGGCCAGCTTCACCCTGCTCAACAGCAAGTTCAAAGGGCTGGTATCGGCCCTGCGCGGAGAGTAA
- a CDS encoding FAD-dependent oxidoreductase has protein sequence MTGWSGVSMWMEQLGEALTPRPALHQDLQADVVIIGAGYSGLWAAYYLKQQAPHLNIIIVEAQTAGFGASGRNGGWLMGNLLGEDRLLGPLPAAQRHASYQLLHGIPDEVARVCQLEGIDCELRKGGVLYCAARYPEQERRLREQLDAARAQGLGEDDYCWLSPPALREQLNVAQAYGALYSPHCATIQPARLVRGLAEVVERMGVRIYEQSAVLDWKPGQVRTEHGRVSADWVVPAVEGYASALPPLNKHQLAAQSLIVATEPLPADTWAQIGLNRGQAFSENSRQVTYGQRSRDDRLVFGARGGYRFGGRLRSDFNLSQAERALRQHLFSELFPVLRHVRLTHAWGGNLGVARRFHPHMLADRRQQIALAGGYGGEGVGASNLGGRTVAALILGQDNELTRQPWVLGDRPLDSLPRWEPEPLRWLGYNAIIQSFVFEDRVLANLHAPRWRRQMAEGLAGCMERLMKSKEPFA, from the coding sequence ATGACTGGCTGGAGTGGTGTGAGCATGTGGATGGAGCAACTTGGCGAGGCCCTGACGCCCCGCCCGGCCCTGCATCAGGACCTGCAAGCCGACGTCGTGATTATCGGCGCAGGCTACAGCGGCCTTTGGGCGGCCTATTACCTTAAACAGCAAGCACCGCACCTGAACATCATCATCGTTGAAGCCCAGACTGCCGGCTTCGGCGCCTCCGGCCGCAACGGCGGCTGGTTGATGGGCAACCTGCTGGGCGAAGACCGTCTGCTGGGCCCTTTACCTGCCGCGCAACGCCACGCGAGCTACCAACTGCTGCATGGAATCCCCGACGAGGTGGCGCGGGTGTGCCAGCTCGAAGGCATCGATTGCGAACTGCGCAAAGGCGGCGTGCTGTACTGCGCGGCACGTTATCCCGAGCAAGAACGGCGCCTGCGTGAACAACTCGATGCCGCCCGGGCGCAAGGCTTGGGCGAAGACGACTACTGCTGGTTGAGTCCTCCGGCCTTGCGCGAGCAATTAAATGTGGCCCAGGCGTACGGCGCCCTGTATTCGCCTCACTGCGCGACCATCCAGCCTGCACGGTTGGTTCGGGGGCTGGCCGAAGTCGTCGAACGGATGGGCGTACGCATTTATGAACAAAGTGCGGTACTCGACTGGAAGCCAGGTCAGGTTCGAACCGAGCACGGTCGGGTGAGCGCCGATTGGGTGGTGCCGGCAGTCGAAGGTTATGCCAGTGCCCTGCCCCCGTTGAACAAACACCAACTGGCCGCGCAAAGCCTGATCGTCGCGACAGAACCGCTCCCGGCCGATACCTGGGCGCAAATCGGCCTGAACCGTGGTCAGGCCTTCAGCGAAAACAGTCGACAAGTCACCTACGGTCAGCGCAGCCGGGACGACCGCCTGGTGTTTGGCGCCCGCGGCGGCTATCGCTTTGGCGGTCGCCTGCGCAGTGACTTCAACCTGAGCCAGGCCGAACGGGCGTTGCGGCAACACCTGTTCAGCGAACTGTTTCCGGTCTTGCGCCATGTACGCCTCACCCACGCCTGGGGCGGCAATCTGGGGGTGGCCCGGCGTTTTCACCCGCACATGCTCGCCGACCGTCGCCAGCAAATTGCACTGGCGGGAGGCTACGGAGGCGAAGGCGTAGGTGCCAGCAATCTGGGCGGCCGGACCGTGGCGGCGCTGATTCTTGGCCAAGACAACGAACTGACTCGCCAACCCTGGGTACTGGGTGATCGCCCGCTCGACTCGCTGCCACGCTGGGAGCCAGAGCCCCTGCGGTGGCTGGGTTACAACGCCATTATCCAGAGCTTTGTCTTTGAGGATCGGGTACTGGCCAATCTCCATGCACCGCGCTGGCGCCGCCAGATGGCTGAAGGCCTGGCGGGGTGCATGGAACGCCTGATGAAGTCCAAGGAGCCGTTTGCATGA
- a CDS encoding chemotaxis protein CheV — protein MAGVMDSVNQRTQLVGQNRLELLLFRLDGQQMYGINVFKVREVLQCPKLTLMPKSSPVVCGVANIRGATIPILDLAMATGSGRLLDQSNPFVIITEYNTKTQGFLVRSVERIVNMNWEEIHPPPKGTGRDHYLTAVTRVDNQLVEIIDVEKILAEVAPTPEAISFGVVDAETQHKAISLRVLTVDDSSVARKQVTRCLQTIGVEVVALNDGRQALDYLRKLVDEGKKPEEEFLMMISDIEMPEMDGYTLTSEIRSDPRMQKLHIILHTSLSGVFNQAMVKKVGADDFLAKFRPDDLASRVVDRIKAAE, from the coding sequence ATGGCGGGAGTAATGGATTCGGTAAACCAGCGCACTCAGCTGGTCGGTCAGAATCGCCTGGAGCTGTTGCTGTTCCGTCTCGACGGCCAGCAAATGTATGGGATCAACGTATTCAAGGTTCGCGAGGTGCTGCAATGCCCCAAGCTGACCCTGATGCCCAAGTCCAGCCCCGTCGTGTGCGGTGTGGCCAATATCCGGGGTGCAACCATCCCGATTCTCGACCTGGCGATGGCGACCGGTTCCGGTCGGCTGCTGGACCAGAGCAATCCGTTTGTGATCATCACCGAGTACAACACCAAGACCCAGGGGTTCCTGGTCCGCTCGGTGGAGCGCATCGTCAACATGAACTGGGAAGAGATCCATCCACCGCCCAAGGGCACCGGCCGCGATCACTACCTCACGGCAGTGACCCGGGTCGATAACCAGTTGGTGGAAATCATCGACGTGGAAAAAATCCTCGCCGAAGTCGCGCCCACACCGGAAGCGATCTCCTTCGGGGTGGTGGATGCCGAAACCCAGCACAAGGCGATTTCGTTGCGGGTGTTGACCGTCGATGACTCTTCGGTGGCCCGCAAGCAGGTGACCCGTTGCCTGCAAACGATTGGCGTCGAGGTGGTGGCGTTGAACGACGGGCGACAGGCGCTGGATTACCTGCGCAAGCTGGTCGACGAGGGCAAGAAGCCTGAGGAAGAGTTCCTGATGATGATCTCCGACATTGAAATGCCGGAGATGGACGGGTACACCCTGACGTCGGAAATCCGCAGCGACCCGCGCATGCAAAAGCTGCATATCATCTTGCATACTTCGTTGTCCGGGGTTTTCAACCAGGCGATGGTCAAGAAGGTCGGCGCCGACGATTTCCTGGCAAAATTCCGTCCCGATGACCTGGCTTCCCGGGTCGTGGATCGGATCAAGGCAGCAGAATAA
- the flgC gene encoding flagellar basal body rod protein FlgC, with the protein MSIASVFNIAGSAMSAQTTRLNTVASNIANAETVSSSIDQTYRARHPVFATMFQGGQSGGSDSLFQEQGAAGQGVQVLGVVEDQSNLEARYEPNHPAADAKGYVYYPNVNVVEEMADMISASRSFQTNAEMMNTAKTMMQKVLTLGQ; encoded by the coding sequence ATGTCGATTGCTAGCGTATTCAACATTGCCGGCAGTGCCATGAGTGCCCAGACCACTCGCCTGAACACCGTCGCCAGTAACATTGCCAACGCCGAGACCGTTTCGTCGAGCATCGACCAGACCTACCGTGCCCGCCACCCGGTATTCGCCACCATGTTCCAGGGCGGCCAGTCCGGCGGCAGCGACTCGTTGTTCCAGGAGCAGGGCGCGGCCGGGCAGGGCGTACAGGTGCTTGGCGTGGTCGAAGACCAGAGCAACCTCGAAGCACGTTATGAGCCAAACCATCCGGCCGCAGACGCCAAGGGTTACGTCTACTACCCGAACGTCAACGTCGTCGAAGAAATGGCCGACATGATTTCCGCCAGCCGTTCCTTCCAGACCAACGCCGAAATGATGAACACCGCCAAAACCATGATGCAGAAGGTCCTGACCCTCGGTCAGTGA
- a CDS encoding MFS transporter, whose amino-acid sequence MRQIWKPFRALYFASLMMLIGSGLLSTYLALRLAADHVDSLWVGALMAANYFGLVLGGKIGHRLIARVGHIRAYSACAGIVGAAVLGHGLVDWLPAWIVLRMIVGLGMMCQYMVIESWLNEQADAKQRGVVFSGYMIASYLGLVLGQLILVMHPALGLELLMLVALCFALCLVPVTLTRRIHPAALHPAPMEPRFFIKRVPQSLSTVLGSGLIVGSFYGLAPLYASQQGLSTEQVGLFMGSCIFAGLLVQWPLGWLSDRYDRALLIRCFALALTICALPLAILPTVPLEVLFVAGFFCSLVQFCLYPLAVAFSNDHVEADRRVSLTAMLLVTYGVGASIGPLVAGVLMKMFGSQMLYGFFAFFALVLVWRIRPKAVTNLHQVDDAPLHHVAMPDSMSSSPLVACLDPRVDEQVVQEQMQAPANPDVELEPGEEPATETEAESDEPEAPSFTQARP is encoded by the coding sequence ATGCGCCAAATCTGGAAACCTTTTCGAGCGCTTTATTTCGCCTCGCTGATGATGTTGATCGGCTCGGGCCTCTTGAGTACTTACCTGGCTTTGCGCCTGGCCGCCGACCATGTGGACAGCCTCTGGGTCGGTGCGCTGATGGCCGCCAACTATTTCGGCCTGGTGCTGGGTGGCAAGATCGGCCACCGGCTGATCGCCCGCGTCGGCCACATCCGCGCCTATTCGGCCTGCGCCGGGATCGTCGGTGCGGCAGTGCTGGGCCATGGCCTGGTGGACTGGCTGCCGGCCTGGATCGTGCTGCGGATGATTGTCGGCCTCGGGATGATGTGCCAGTACATGGTCATCGAGAGCTGGCTCAACGAGCAAGCCGACGCCAAGCAGCGTGGCGTGGTGTTCAGCGGCTACATGATCGCCTCGTACCTGGGGCTGGTGCTGGGCCAGTTGATCCTGGTCATGCACCCGGCCTTGGGCCTGGAGCTGTTGATGCTGGTGGCGCTGTGCTTCGCCTTGTGTCTGGTGCCGGTGACACTGACCCGGCGAATTCACCCGGCGGCGCTGCATCCGGCGCCCATGGAGCCACGCTTCTTCATCAAGCGCGTGCCGCAATCCTTGAGTACGGTGCTGGGCTCCGGGTTGATCGTCGGCTCGTTCTATGGCCTGGCGCCCCTGTATGCCTCCCAGCAGGGGCTGTCGACCGAGCAGGTCGGTCTGTTCATGGGTAGCTGCATCTTCGCCGGGTTGCTGGTGCAGTGGCCCCTGGGCTGGCTGTCCGATCGATATGACCGGGCGCTGCTGATCCGCTGCTTTGCGCTGGCCCTGACGATCTGTGCGCTGCCATTGGCGATTCTTCCGACGGTGCCGTTGGAGGTGCTGTTTGTCGCGGGGTTCTTCTGTTCGCTGGTGCAGTTCTGCCTGTATCCGCTGGCGGTGGCGTTTTCCAACGACCACGTCGAAGCTGATCGAAGGGTGTCCCTGACGGCGATGCTGTTGGTGACCTATGGCGTTGGCGCCAGCATCGGGCCGCTGGTGGCTGGCGTGCTGATGAAGATGTTCGGCAGCCAGATGTTGTATGGTTTTTTTGCCTTCTTCGCCTTGGTGCTGGTGTGGCGGATCCGGCCGAAAGCGGTGACCAACCTGCATCAGGTCGATGACGCACCGCTGCATCACGTGGCGATGCCGGACAGCATGTCGAGTTCGCCTTTGGTGGCGTGTCTTGATCCGCGGGTGGATGAGCAGGTGGTGCAGGAGCAGATGCAGGCGCCGGCCAACCCGGACGTGGAGCTGGAGCCGGGCGAAGAGCCGGCCACTGAAACCGAAGCGGAGTCTGACGAACCGGAGGCGCCCAGCTTTACCCAGGCCAGGCCTTGA